ttgattatccaacattctgccagcccgtttatgttggataagtgagactctactgtattttcatttgaGACAATTCAGAACTGTCAACTGCAGTTTATCATGTTTCCAGTCTCCCAAAGAAACTAAGCAATTCTGGACATTGTAAAAAGACAATTATATTGAAATATAGCAGTAGAAGAAGTGATACTGGAGAAATGAAACTGTTCTTTTCCATTTCCAGGTAACTGTCACAATATAATTAAATGGATGTGAATAACTTCACAACTGGAGTTACAAAATTTGTCTTCATGGGGATTTCACAAAATCGAGAATTGGaactttttctctttgttttcttcttgatGGTATACATGAGTACATGGTTAGGAAATGTCATCATCATTGTTACTGTAATATTTGATCATCACCTACACATGCCAATGTATTTCTTTCTGGCCAACTTGGCTTTTTTAGATGTTAGTGAATCCTCAGTTACTGCTCCTAAATTGCTGCAAGTCctcttttctatgcagaaaaccaTCTCCTTCCATGGATGCTTGACCCAGATGTTCTTTTTTCACTTTATTGGAGGCACTGTTGTTTTTTTCCTTACGGTGATGGCAGCAGATCGCTTCCTGGCTATTACTAAACCTTTGCAATACACAATCattatgaaaaaaaatgcatGTCTAGGGTTCATCATGGGTGCTTGGCTGGGTGGTTTTGTTCATTCCATTGTTCAGTTGGCATTGATAATACAGTTACCATTTTGTGGTCCCAACATATTGGATAATTTTTATTGTGATGTTCCACAGGTGGTGAAGTTGGCCTGCACGGACATCTATACAGTTGAGCTCCTTATGGTATCCAACAATGGACTTGTTACCACAGGAACATTCATTGTTTTGCTAATTTCATACAGCATTATTCTGTTTAAGATTCGGAACCATGTCTCACAAGGGAAACATAAAGCTCTTTCAACATGTGCTGCCCAAATGACAGTAGTGAGTTTACACTTTATCCCATGCATCTTTATTTATGACCGTCCTTTTAAGAAATTTAGAGGAGATAAAGCAGTGTCCATTCTCTATACGGTTATCACACCAATGCTAAATCCCATCATCTACACACTGAGAAATACAGAGATGAAAAATGCTATTAAAAGGTTAGTGGGCAAAGTGCTGACAATTTATCAGAAGGGATGAAAACTGTAATTAGGTTTAAAATTGGGATGTGCTTTGATTTTGTAGACTAAGAAATCTGATTTCTTATTAACTTGCtataatcatattagaaatgtgaaaggtgcctgctatagatgcaggcaaaatgtcaggaaagaatgcttcggGAATATTGCCATACAATGTGAAAGGTGTCTTTAAGAATAGCTATCTTCTGTTAAACTGTTTTGTAACCAAACATATTTCTGTGCTACAGACCAGATAAGTTGTAACTATCTATCCGACACATATATAGGCTGAGCCTGCATTATTCActattccaaaatactccaaaatcgaaAATTGTTTACATGGGTGGCCCACACagtgatacttttgctttctgaaggtTCCAAGTATACAAACCTCATTTTATAAACatataaaagtataaaaatattgtgtttaaaattacctttaggtCAGAGATAAGgtgtctatgaaacataaatgtatttattttgtatttagatTTGGATGCCATTGCCAAGATAGCTCATTATGCAAATATTAcataatctgaaaaaaatctgaaaaattggaTTATTTTGATCTCAAGCAGTTCAAACAAGGGATGCACAATCTGTACAATCTGTGACCCATCCAACCAAAATACTCCCTAACTTAAAGGGATGACTAACATTTTATAAATTATTCCTCGAACCTGAAAGTAATTGGCAAGTAATATTAGGCTGGTTCTCTGTTTTTGTCCTTCTATAGAaagacaaatacatttttatcCAAACAGACTTCTAAGTTAAGTTAGTGTACTCTGGAAATCAGTCTACCTGGTTGGGTGCTCTTTCATTTTGGTGTTTTTCATGTCTTTGTTTTATTTAGAATTCTTGCTTTTAGTCTATATCTTACTAGTGTTGGATGTGCTGAAGAACCAGGCTGTAGCGCAGCTGGctggtaaccagctgcaataaatctctactgaccgagaggtcatgagttcgaaacccaggtcgggttaagccctcgaccattaaatagcccggcttgctgttgacctatgcagccctgaaagacagtttaatctgtcaagtagggaaatttaggtacgctttatgcgggaggctaatttaactaatttacaatatcataaaactgccagcaaaacacgaggaaaggaatgaggaagtacagccactagtggatagtgaagcaacaactccccctgtggccggaatcgtgaagctggaaaaaaatgttaaatgcctctgtgtctgtctatatatgttgtttgtctgttggcattgaatgtttgccatatatgtgttcattgtaatccgccctgagtccccgttggggtgagaagggcggaatataaatactgtaaataaataaataaataaataaagaacatcttCATTGAAAGGGAGAATAACAattgacaaaaaataaaataaaatacattttctgtacATACTGTTTCTCCTGCACTGCAAAATGCTTGCGGTGGAGTGTGTTTTTGAATTAAAATGAAAAGTTTATTTGAAGAATGTTGTCCTTAATCAAACTTTCTGGTTGTCAGGATCAAGCTCCCAAGCAATTCCCACATGGGCTTTTTTTTGGTTTAATACTTGTTTAAAGAATTCTTGCTTTTAGTCTATATCTTACTAGTGTTAGATGTGCTGAAGAACATCTTCATTGAAAGGCAGAATAACAAttgacaataaataaaataaaatacattttctgtacACACTGTTTCTCCTGTACTGCAAAATGCTTGCGGTggagtgtgtctgtgtctagCACTGAGATACAATGCGGGGGAAACTCATGTCTGAGGATGCCAGTCCTTTTTTCTTGTCTTGCTTCCTCCTTGTGATATATCACAATTGAATTTCTAATATCTGCTTGAATTTGGCATGTTGTATAACTTTATGATAAATGTAGAGGGGAGGAAagtgttacacttttaaaataggAGTAGCACTCAATCGAAAGAGGGGAAGAAAGTATTTAGATCATATCTGGTAGTTGGTTGTGACTTGTGAGCTGGCCACAATAAGGATTGACCCCCCATCAGACTGCTGTTCAGAATGGATCAAATATTATCCATTCTGAATATTTGATCCATTCAGAATGGATCAAATATTATCCATGCTCATATTAAGCAGAACTATATCCTTATGTtggaagagagggaaagagaatatGATGGTTTAATCTGAGACAATCCAATTCAGCTATGGAAAAGGTCATCATTTCCTAGGGATATGAGCAATGTTCAATGTGTGTCAGTGTTCTGTTTGATTCTTATGCAGGAATGTCTGAAGTTATTATGGGAATCAGTAGTCAGGCTTATAAAAACCAGAATGAATTTTCAGAAATTATGGGAGACAATATTTGTTAGCTTAAACATATTAATTCCTGAGTGACTAATGCTAGGATTTCAACAGATGGACACTGATGTTCTCTTCTGGGAAATTTCCTGATGGTATTGCCTGGCTAATATTGGGAATGGGTCAACATTATATACTTATTCCTTGGTGAATAAATTTAGAAGTGAAGTTTCTAATTCTATTGTAGGATATATATTTCCATCAAATGGAACTGAATTGAATCAATAAAAGGAAAAGGTGAAAAAGGACTCTGTCTGTTTGTATGTATCCATGTTACTCCATTTTCTCTTCCCATGGCCAATTACAATTAGTTATTATTAAAGGCATTGTTGTTACTAATTTTAATCTTCATTCCACTCAGTACTTAGCTCCCAATGCAAATTGAAAACTTCTTCCTTGACagtataatgttttgttttttgccagtATAAATGGATTCTGGGACTGTATGACAGTACtgaattttctttcttcctttctttttgtctttttcatttccatttgattttaaacattaaaaatctTTTGTAGGGGGACATCATATTGCCTTTGAATATTGTTAGCATttttacacacagagagagtggTGTCACCATGATATAATAAATGATTTATTTATGTAGTTCATGTTGGTTAGTATTCTATGTTTGGCAAATAGCAcctcaccattattattatgggaTCTCACAATTACTCTTCCCAGCACTGAGGAGAAATCTGCAGTAACTGGCCAAATAGTGTCAAACAAGATGTTAGATAAATTTCTTCTGTATAATAGTTTATTTCCTCATATTATTTTGATCATATAATATTTGAGATCTTCTTGATGGAAGGAATTTTGGTGGGAAAAGGATGATTGAAGAATTTTATCATGTTTATTCATACATAATAAAATTGGTATTCATTCATTGACTGCAAGGTGTAATAAATTCCTAATGAAATGTTGCTATTCATTCAAGTTTTTAGCTCTTCAAACATCTTCTAAAGAAATCTTTCTAGCTCCCAAAAACTGTATTGATCAattgatttttttgtgtcaggagtgacttgagaaacttcaaattgcttctggtgtgagagaattggccgtctgcaaggatgttgcccaggagatgcccagatgtttttaaaaatgtttttaaccatccttgtgggaggcttctcttatgtccctgcatggagctggagctgatagagggaactcatccgcgctctccttgggttggattcaaaccagcaacctttcaggtcagcaacccaaccttcaagtcatcagtcctgctggcatgaggatttagcccactgtgccactgggcaTTCTTATTGCAGATATCCCTTTACAGGAAAAGTGGCTGGGGGATTATTTTACTGAGGAAAAGAAATCTGCTTTGAGTTATACTGAAGCCATCCAGATGTTGGACCCTATTCAGTACAGTGGTTTGGCTCCAAGACAGCATCTGTACAACTCAGAGCAGTGTAGGAGGAGGAGCCATAAAACCAAGAGTATATTTTCTGTCCCATTGCAATAGTTTCACTGGCTATCCCACATTAACATGGTAGATATTGGTAGATTGGTGATTCTTCAATGTCAAGGTAATTAGAGAAGTTTAGCTTGGACAACTGCATGTACCAGCCTTTGGAGGATCAGATCTCCTTGTCCCAAGCTACAACGACTGATGGTACTACCTGCACACAAACAGGATGGTATCATACCACCTAAGCACAAAATAGTTATTCAATAGTTTACCATAATAGAATTTGGTAGTACGGCTGTAAGTTAGTACTGCTGTAATTAGATTCACTATGTCCTGCCCAAAAATTTCcatcaaaattttatttttgcttgTGATTTGTTTGTCAAAAATCCCTATTTCTCTTTTGCTTAAGTGCAACTTTAGTGGCTAAATTGACTCAATATATGAAAGCTATAACTATGATCAGTAAATACATTCTAAAGCAATGGCCATCTGcagtattttaaatgtatagTAATAAAACCTAGAAGTTCTCATCCCACCCTAAACTTATGCTAGTATAATGATATTTTAGTTAAATATATAATGAAGACACTCTGCGAACCAGATAAGTGTAATAGTTTTAATGTTGGACTAGTTTTTTGGGAGAGGATTTTTGCTCTcctaagcaaaaaaacaaaacaaaaaaacaaaacaaaacaaaaaaacaaaacaaaaaaaacagagtgaaaaaaaaccctttttcttAGGTGAAAGCAATGATGGACATCTTATCAATAAATCCCACCCCCATGCCTTTAATAGGCTGACATATTGGTGGATAACTTGTTACAAAAATTGGGGCACACAGATTTCAAAGGATATcaatgatagggttgttgtatgttttccgggctgtctggccatgttccagaagtattctctcctgacgtttcatccacatctatggcaggcatcctcagaggttgtaaggtatgcctgtagatgtgggcgaaatgccaggagagaatacttctggaacatggccatacaacccggaaaacatacaacaaccctgtgatcccagccatgaaagccttcgacaacatacatacatacatacatatgtgtaaAGTTAAAAACAAAACCTTAGATGATAGAGGTAGTGGTGGGAAATCCCTCTGATACAGAAACTGGATCcctgaaatacatattttaaccttttgggaaaagatGATTTCTTAATaaaaggaaagtaaaaaaaattgaGCAATTATCTTTTGAAAGGCATGGTCTCTTCTTGTCAGCAAATGGACCTACCACTATTAAATGCTTGACTGAGATCCTGTGAACATAAGGATTCCTTTTGGTAAGAAAACAAACATGGGGTACAAATAATTTCTCATCACAAATACATTCAAGCTTTTAATCCTATCAATAATGGTCTGGGCATTCTATCACTCTGGAGacgggttcaaatc
This sequence is a window from Anolis carolinensis isolate JA03-04 chromosome 6, rAnoCar3.1.pri, whole genome shotgun sequence. Protein-coding genes within it:
- the LOC100559014 gene encoding olfactory receptor 4D9-like codes for the protein MDVNNFTTGVTKFVFMGISQNRELELFLFVFFLMVYMSTWLGNVIIIVTVIFDHHLHMPMYFFLANLAFLDVSESSVTAPKLLQVLFSMQKTISFHGCLTQMFFFHFIGGTVVFFLTVMAADRFLAITKPLQYTIIMKKNACLGFIMGAWLGGFVHSIVQLALIIQLPFCGPNILDNFYCDVPQVVKLACTDIYTVELLMVSNNGLVTTGTFIVLLISYSIILFKIRNHVSQGKHKALSTCAAQMTVVSLHFIPCIFIYDRPFKKFRGDKAVSILYTVITPMLNPIIYTLRNTEMKNAIKRLVGKVLTIYQKG